A segment of the Mytilus trossulus isolate FHL-02 chromosome 12, PNRI_Mtr1.1.1.hap1, whole genome shotgun sequence genome:
acctgttatcttggcattgcacaatgtCGCCACTCACGGtgctacaatctgtcgatacctgtatcttgaCATTGCACATTGTCGTCACTCACGGtgctacaatctgtcgatacctgtatcttggcattgcacaatgtCGCCATTCACGGtgctacaatctgtcgatacctgtatcttgaCATTGCACAATGTCGCCATTCACGGtgctacaatctgtcgatacctgtatcttggcattgcacaatgtCGCCATTCACGGtgctacaatctgtcgatacctgtatcttggcattgcacaatgtCGCCACTCACGGtgctacaatctgtcgatacctttaacttggcattgcacaatgtCGCCATTCACGGtgctacaatctgtcgatacctgtatcttggcattgcacaatgtCGCCTTCACGGtgctacaatctgtcgatacctttaacttggcattgcacaatgtCGCCATTCACGGtgctacaatctgtcgatacctgtatcttggcattgtaCAATGTCGCCATTCACGGtgctacaatctgtcgatacctgtatcttggcattgcacaatgtCGCCATTCACGGTGCTACTATATTTACACATGTATTCTTAGggcgacatcaaaagatcaatgtaggataaaaaaacttaaatcaaatagtttgggggaggggggtcaatattgctacaagttttgttaaacaaaaatctattttacatatattcatatagGTAAATCttgaattaataaaaatattttctgtttcacATGTATGCAATAACATTAAGGATTATCATaatataattctaaatattgaaatgctTTGACATCTGGTaagttatacatttatatttctaaGTTATCTCTCTTTCATCAAAAACATCACTTAGAATCGATCATtaccagattttttttggtaGGGGTGTGCCATATTTTGCCTCAAAAACGTacccattttaatataacattcactgaaattcagtacctatagttatataaatatttaagaaagaattaCCTATACTTATAgacttatatacaatatttaaaatatgaatcatGCTTATATAAGCACTTACTCATCATCactcataattcataaatataccaGCTACccttaagtttttatatatgaattgacatcgtttatatatgatatgtagatGATACCCAAATCAATacgtaaatgcattttaatataggaTATCATTAAAAAGGAGGaacacttttttgtataaaatctcGCAAAATTATGACCCATATTTTTGGCACATTCCCGTATACCCAATAATAGGaagatacccccccccccccccccgtgttGAAAACCCTTTATATTAGAAAcatcttatttgttttcaactcCCACGTGGGCGGAGTGGTCTTCAAGTAAGTCTAagttcaaacaaataatattaaaaagtttctGATGGAGGTCTTTCCACAAACATGactttttgtttcatatcaacaaatatcatatagaactaaataaactaaattttcatatcatagtattggttttctttttaatttgacttattttgttagttttttttttcatgagtCCGCCAGCATTCCATCTTGTAATAGAACATTTAAGAAAGAACAAAATCCCAATTGTTATTCCGTTACATCCGAATGCAGTAGATTAGTATGCTGTTTTaacgtttgaatggttttctCTTCATATTGATTAATGacttaaaaaatgatatatatatacgaaatataccgtatagcgggttattttcgcggggtttaaattttcgcttattttcgcggatagaacaaaatcgccaaaataaattccgccaatttaaaagtgtacatgcaaagataatgttaaaaatgttgaatccgccaaaataataaccgccaaaatttttcgtataccttattcaatgaaaatcgcgaaaattttccacccgcgaaaataacccgctatacggtataatCTCACtagaaaacatttataaacCATTCTAGTAAGTAATCTAGCTTTAAAACACATATACTACTCTTGTCGATCCATAGTATTACccataagattattttattggtAGTACACCAACTTCCAACTTTCATATTAATATTAGGGGTGGAATGACCTCTTTTGTTGCCTTTAGATTGGAACTTTACTTTTTGttggaaattaaaatttaaacctTTAAAACAATTTAGGAATTGAGGATGGAATTTTGGGGGATCTGGGAAAGATTGCttcattttgtctttaaatcaTTGATGACAACCCATCGTTACATCTCCCCTCATTGTGTTGTTATATTGTATGTCTTTAATTTCAAGCCCGTAATAAAGGCGTGACTCGACAgtataaaatattatctaaCACTACATAATCCTGAActtaaatgtttagttttctctAAATGTTGGTACATTTTTGAGGAATAACAAAATTGTTGTAGTTTCACTATTTatccaaattataatttgttgatCCTTATTCAGTATTTGAttatataagaaataaacaaacaaagtaGTGTTGGATGATATGGTAATAGTAATCAATCAGATACAATAGATAGAAACATGTtgaaaatcattgaaaattttaagtttatttgtttttcttaaaacttacacgggaattgaaaaataaaatttctgcacatgttacaaaagaaataaaggaaaaaacataataatctGCTGCATTGTGATATAACTGAATTAACAATTAggattttgtaatttattatatatcatattaaagtcaattaaaaaaatattgatattttaatcgAGATTCgtcatcaaaatatatttacaaaaacataagACAATACGACGAGTCCATCAATCAATTACACGGCATTTGcttgttaataaaaattgacgTTTTAGAATTCTTAATAAAAGAATCTTGTCTTAGGAAATATCTCTTACTGTGATgcgacacaaaaaaaaaacaacattttttatgtttctcGTATTAAGTTTATAACAGAATAATGAATAAAGAATTATGTGATACAAAGTATgttcaaaaatactgaactccgaggtaAATTCAAAACGTATTGATCCTAATCAACACGATcaaataggaaaattaaaatctcaAACGTATCAAACtgataaataacaaaatgcttCATCTTGGTCCGACCAATCCAACTGATAAATATGACAACTTTAACCATatagaatttctttttttaagaattttgatCAGATCAGAATAAGAAACTTTCGGTATCTTATTTAATAAAGTAATATAATCTTACCTGTTTCATACCTTTTTGATATTGACAGATATACACATATCCACAAATTTGCAACTTATTGCTGAGAAAACACcatctttatagcggaaagtaaattGTAAGGATTCTGATTACTAATTTTCGTTCTTCTTACGGAGTTCCTAAAAGATTTAAAGAACAAGTCGGCAAAAAGAGGGAATAATTGGTTCCGATGGGAATGCTGGTagttgttgaaaaacacgtccttcAAAAGTAACAAGTATGTTGTCAATCgaaaaaatcaagcatcttgataaggtcagtttcagagaagtttttgtttgaatagagTAAAATTGTATGAGtaacactcaaatcaatcaatgtgttcgtagatagtagatgtttttgtgttctgttaaattgttccttttaaaattgttatatgatgatgactgatgtacccatattttgactattttatttattgtgtctgtatatttaacgcatcaaatgtaaatattacGGAATTtcatgagactgtcattaaagtgagagggttagcgctaaagaaccaggttttatccaccattttctacatttgaaaatgcctgtaccaagtcaagaatatgacagtttttgtccattcgtttttgatgcgttttgttatttgattttgccatgtgattatggactttccgaattgattttcctctaagttcagtatttttgtgattttactttttatccctccctaagacaaacTACTTGTAGTTTATTTCTATAGgtgtgtttgtgtttgtttcCTTCAAGAAAATTAATCTATTTGCTATAGTATACAATATATTCCAAGGATTAAATTATCTTAtatgtatttgacaaaaccttGATGAATTTAACTCCTCAATGTCTAACTTGATATGATATagaaacttttgttttatttgagcGTCAATCATTAGTCTTGGATAGACGAAAAACAcgtatgaaataaacaataataagcctggtattatcattattaaaaatcatatgtagTCATTGGGTGTGTCTTCGAacacaagaaataaaataataaatcagcAGTTTAACCATTGAAGATCTCTTCTATTCCCTTCAACACCAGTAATTAATCAGATATAGCAGATAGCAACGTGTTTCATTTAGTGTAAATGCAAATATAATGTATGTTCTTATGAACTACAAAGGATTCATTAATAAGATAACTACACATGTTGCATGAGCATtaaagtataaaatcataagaATCCGCTGTTGAAAGTTATCTACACATTTGCctgtgaaattttgtttcaagAATTATTTTGCGATATCCAGCAACAGTCATGAACATATTTATGACCTTGTCCGTCTTAGTCGTATTGctttatattttcaaagttgATGCACATCCTCATGATAGTCACGACAATGATCATGATTGTCACGACGATGGTCATGATAGTCACGACAATGATCATGATAGTCACGACGATGGTCATGATAGTCACGAGGCTCACTATTATGGTGATGAGGATCACCATCATGAAAACCATCAAAGTCA
Coding sequences within it:
- the LOC134693581 gene encoding histidine-rich glycoprotein-like, whose translation is MNIFMTLSVLVVLLYIFKVDAHPHDSHDNDHDCHDDGHDSHDNDHDSHDDGHDSHEAHYYGDEDHHHENHQSHEECEEECEEHSQQSG